The Deltaproteobacteria bacterium genome contains a region encoding:
- a CDS encoding CoA transferase: MNKTDFFRDARRDIPGPLAGIHVLEATTTWAGPMCGCLLADFGADVIKVELPDGEISRTIPPFLPETNPPISNMHATVNRNKRSLSLDLRKPEGRDIFLKIAARSDIVVENFRPGTMDKWSVGYDAVRKVKPDIIYTSISGFGQFGPDHDRAGYDTLAQAASGFMSLNGNREGTPVRAATALCDDLAGMHGALATLAALSHRSRTGEGQHVDVSLLDSILFQSNGNLTLAALGVPLPRWGNESPYAMPANVYACRDGHIRLAVVLDSHWKILARLIGRPDLAEDPEFALQANRFNHREEANALIAAWCETRPADEVLSMFIKAGLAAAPIRTYAQAAQDSHVLERDMLQNTQQADGSTIPITGPAAKFSRTPTRVRTEAPALGKHDDEILQSLGLSTSELEQLREKGVITRKRL, from the coding sequence ATGAACAAAACCGATTTTTTCCGTGACGCTCGTCGTGACATTCCCGGCCCGCTGGCTGGCATCCACGTCCTTGAAGCAACAACCACCTGGGCAGGGCCGATGTGTGGCTGCTTGCTCGCTGACTTCGGTGCAGACGTGATTAAGGTCGAACTGCCGGACGGTGAGATTAGTCGTACGATTCCTCCCTTTCTTCCTGAAACCAATCCGCCGATCTCAAACATGCACGCTACAGTGAATCGCAATAAACGCAGCCTTAGTCTTGATTTGCGCAAGCCCGAAGGACGGGACATCTTCCTCAAAATTGCCGCTCGCTCGGATATTGTCGTCGAGAATTTCCGTCCTGGAACGATGGATAAATGGAGTGTCGGCTACGATGCTGTTCGCAAAGTGAAGCCAGACATCATTTACACGTCGATCTCCGGTTTTGGACAGTTCGGACCGGACCACGATCGCGCGGGTTACGATACTTTGGCTCAAGCTGCCAGCGGGTTTATGTCGCTCAACGGCAATCGCGAAGGCACGCCGGTACGTGCGGCAACAGCGTTATGTGACGATCTCGCTGGTATGCACGGTGCACTAGCAACCCTCGCAGCGCTGTCGCATCGGAGTCGCACTGGCGAAGGACAACATGTTGATGTCTCGCTGCTCGATTCAATTCTCTTCCAATCCAATGGCAATTTGACGCTCGCGGCACTCGGAGTCCCCTTACCGCGTTGGGGGAATGAATCGCCGTATGCGATGCCTGCGAATGTCTATGCATGCCGCGATGGCCATATTCGTCTCGCCGTCGTGCTCGATTCACATTGGAAGATACTGGCGCGGCTGATTGGGCGACCAGACTTAGCGGAAGATCCTGAATTCGCCCTGCAAGCGAATCGTTTCAATCACCGCGAAGAAGCCAATGCATTAATTGCCGCATGGTGTGAGACACGACCCGCCGACGAAGTTCTATCGATGTTCATCAAGGCAGGACTGGCTGCCGCACCGATTCGTACTTACGCACAAGCCGCGCAAGATTCGCATGTGCTCGAACGCGATATGCTGCAGAACACACAGCAAGCTGATGGCTCAACGATTCCGATTACTGGCCCAGCAGCGAAGTTTTCACGCACCCCAACCCGGGTGCGCACCGAAGCTCCGGCCCTGGGCAAGCATGATGACGAAATTCTCCAGAGCCTCGGCTTGTCCACTAGCGAACTCGAACAGTTGCGTGAAAAGGGCGTGATTACTCGGAAAAGGCTGTAG
- the maiA gene encoding maleylacetoacetate isomerase produces the protein MKLYNYFRSSASYRVRIALNLKGLSYEYIPIHLRRGGGEHLTPSYKAIHPQALIPTLEDNGRMLTQSLAILEYLEERYPSPPLLPRDHADRALVRSIALAVACEMHPLQNLRVLNYLQTTLHHTEAEAQAWGRHWITEGLVALEQMVKTIPNRNGFCFGSTPTFADLCLVPQMVNARRFGCDLTACPTLVQIDSFCQTQPAFAKAAPETQPDAES, from the coding sequence ATGAAACTCTACAATTATTTCCGCAGTTCAGCGTCATATCGGGTGCGCATTGCCCTCAACCTCAAAGGTTTGTCGTATGAGTATATCCCGATTCATCTGCGACGTGGGGGCGGGGAACATCTCACGCCATCGTACAAAGCAATCCATCCCCAGGCGCTGATCCCTACACTTGAAGATAACGGGCGGATGCTCACCCAATCGCTGGCAATTCTGGAATATCTCGAAGAGCGTTATCCCAGCCCTCCGTTGTTGCCCCGCGATCACGCCGACCGTGCCCTGGTACGAAGCATAGCGCTCGCGGTCGCCTGCGAGATGCATCCGCTGCAGAATCTACGGGTCCTAAATTACCTCCAGACTACGCTTCACCATACTGAAGCTGAGGCTCAAGCCTGGGGACGGCACTGGATCACCGAAGGCCTCGTTGCCTTAGAACAAATGGTGAAGACAATACCAAACCGTAACGGTTTCTGTTTTGGCAGCACGCCGACCTTTGCGGACTTGTGTCTCGTTCCACAAATGGTCAACGCGCGCCGCTTTGGTTGCGATCTCACAGCTTGTCCGACGTTGGTGCAGATTGACTCGTTTTGCCAAACTCAGCCAGCATTTGCTAAAGCTGCGCCTGAGACACAACCGGATGCGGAAAGTTAA